One Microcaecilia unicolor chromosome 4, aMicUni1.1, whole genome shotgun sequence genomic region harbors:
- the LOC115468273 gene encoding ankyrin repeat domain-containing protein 50-like: MSDSLLRGKPFYCREWALQRLQHCLEGRSSGSHSEHNNGVLITGGLGSGKSALCTEVLWPTSEQGRKVRLSGRVLGYHFCQAYSVRTLSVREFILRLLEQIQRCPLIQGYGPKLQDPAVQSVLNPSECERDPDEAFKRAVLLPLLDLQPPSQNLLLLVDSVDESSCFKDGEWKPSGKSQSIAELLSNHQELFPSWLLLVCSARRQNKFITKLFSGFRRLCLDDLRKAHIVKDVQQYILCRLDQEVILRQHLTRETAEMLNQLHIKSNGCFLYLERVLDGVSENFIVLREIRDIPGTLNGLYLWLCQRLFTKKQFARVQPLLNIMLAAYQPLTVEELFRALWTRNMSPSAWGDFQRKLESLSKLLVDGPNHTKLLFHHSFADWLLDVKYCTQKYLCNAAEGHGMLAMSLTSRAQELQPTEVYQYAQHLLHSNLQLEPCHFALWMMWSGAPVADCLSLDLPVEQEVLQLLVKAGACITSQDADTSCSFFQRALEREDSIRMLLENGASINQKDSNGRTLLAGAAHSGNLEVVTLLISRGTDIEEQDNSGQTPLTLAARQGHSKVLHCLIAHGANVNHSDQEGWTALRSAAWGGHSEAVAALLRVGADVDSTDSDNRTALRAAAWGGHEDIVLTLLQHGAKVNKVDTEGRTALIAAAYMGHREIVELLLTHEADINHKDVDGRTALSVAALCVPASKGYADVVSHLLDHGAEVGHRDQDGMTPLLVAAYEGHADVVDLLLEGGADVDDADATGRTPLLAAASMGHTSVVNTLLFWGAAVDTIDSEGRTVLSIAAAQGNESVVQTLLDRGLDENHRDDMGWTPLHMAAFEGHINVCRALVKQGARVTEMDNDGRIPLILAAQEGHCDCVKLLLESKSPIDARGYDGRSALCVAALEGHKTLVELLLRKGADVNLRDADGRPMTYLLVLENLLEMVELLLENGANLETRDPDGRTALHVSCWQGYMQMVRVLVRYGADVGALDHERRSALHSAAWQGHTVVVQFLIECGADVDHQCNQGATSLCIAAQEGHTEVVGMLLEKGADPIHADQYGRTPMRVAAKHGHMRIMKLLERYGAPAYNGPLPQCKEPNQQTSTVKTQSSVGTSNSSGSPSTMGGEVSSIPDKKPVPSSSPSMSPESTVERCKSLVSETSVKSSQSSSILTSSTYHSLATAQTVPVDSLNFTQQIQQHSLPRSRHSVVSPTSTLRSCKAKNSPYSTISESLSPKALQNPPVSSSGLSQSTSDSPRMRKGPPTPVKMGLASMPEKFPKTDNPGRASAEKWSSVMSSLGVTQVCQYRDILTNYPSCGSPDREMKRNGILTNPKYSSGGSPSYSPQKLGSSGILESPGPEPVISITTLDPQLNLKQAIKLQFEGPTSGFNYKKETPL, translated from the exons ATGAGTGACAGCCTGCTTCGGGGCAAGCCATTTTACTGCCGGGAATGGGCCCTGCAAAGGCTGCAGCACTGCTTGGAGGGTCGGAGTAGCGGCAGCCACAGCGAGCACAACAATGGCGTCCTTATCACCGGCGGCTTGGGCAGCGGCAAATCGGCGCTGTGCACGGAGGTGCTGTGGCCCACCTCCGAGCAGGGGCGGAAGGTACGGCTCAGTGGCAGGGTCCTGGGCTACCACTTCTGCCAGGCCTACAGTGTGCGGACGCTGTCGGTCAGGGAGTTCATTCTTAGGCTGTTGGAACAGATCCAGAGGTGCCCGCTGATTCAGGGATATGGGCCGAAGCTGCAGGACCCAGCTGTGCAAAGTGTCCTGAACCCCAGCGAGTGTGAGAGAGACCCAGATGAAGCCTTCAAGAG GGCTGTTCTGCTGCCCCTCTTGGATCTTCAGCCCCCTTCTCAGAACCTGCTTCTGCTGGTGGATTCGGTGGACGAGAGCAGCTGCTTCAAAGATGGTGAATGGAAGCCGTCGGGGAAGAGCCAAAGCATCGCTGAGCTCCTGTCCAATCACCAGGAGCTCTTTCCATCCTGGCTGCTCCTGGTGTGCTCGGCACGCAGGCAGAATAAATTTATCACCAAGCTGTTCTCTG GGTTCCGGAGGCTCTGTTTGGATGACCTTCGTAAGGCGCACATCGTGAAGGACGTACAGCAATACATCTTGTGCCGTCTAGATCAGGAGGTGATCCTGCGCCAGCATCTAACCCGTGAAACAGCCGAGATGCTCAACCAGCTGCACATCAAAAGCAACGGCTGCTTCCTGTATCTGGAGCGTGTACTTGATGGCGTTTCAGAGAACTTCATCGTGCTGCGTGAGATCCGGGACATCCCTGGGACCCTCAATGGCCTCTACTTGTGGCTCTGTCAACGACTTTTCACCAAGAAGCAGTTTGCCAGAGTACAGCCCTTGCTTAATATTATGCTGGCAGCCTATCAGCCCCTAACAGTGGAAGAGCTGTTTAGAGCGTTATGGACAAGGAACATGAGCCCTTCCGCCTGGGGCGATTTCCAGCGCAAATTGGAGTCTCTCTCAAAACTCCTGGTGGATGGGCCCAACCATACCAAGCTTCTGTTCCACCACAGCTTTGCAGACTGGCTGTTAGATGTGAAATACTGCACTCAGAAGTACCTGTGTAATGCAGCCGAGGGCCACGGCATGCTGGCCATGAGCCTTACTTCCCGAGCCCAGGAGCTGCAACCCACGGAAGTTTATCAGTATGCCCAGCACCTCCTGCACTCTAACCTACAGCTAGAACCTTGCCACTTTGCGCTCTGGATGATGTGGAGTGGGGCACCTGTGGCAGACTGCTTATCATTGGACCTCCCTGTGGAGCAGGAGGTTCTCCAGTTGCTGGTTAAAGCTGGAGCCTGTATCACTAGCCAGGATGCCGACACTTCCTGTAGCTTCTTCCAGCGAGCCCTGGAGAGGGAGGATTCCATCCGTATGCTTCTGGAGAATGGGGCCAGCATCAACCAGAAGGATTCCAATGGTAGGACGCTACTGGCTGGTGCAGCTCACAGTGGTAACCTGGAGGTGGTGACACTGCTGATCTCTCGAGGTACTGACATTGAGGAGCAGGACAACAGTGGTCAAACGCCACTTACTTTGGCAGCCAGGCAGGGCCACAGCAAAGTACTTCACTGCTTGATAGCTCATGGGGCCAATGTCAACCACTCTGACCAGGAAGGCTGGACAGCTCTGCGCTCTGCTGCTTGGGGTGGACACTCTGAGGCTGTTGCTGCTTTGCTGCGGGTAGGGGCAGATGTGGACAGCACTGATTCTGATAATCGGACAGCCCTGCGTGCAGCTGCCTGGGGGGGCCATGAGGACATTGTCCTCACCTTGCTACAGCATGGGGCAAAGGTCAATAAAGTGGACACAGAAGGGAGGACTGCCCTGATTGCAGCAGCATATATGGGCCACCGGGAGATTGTGGAGCTCCTGCTGACGCACGAAGCAGACATCAACCACAAGGATGTGGATGGACGAACTGCATTGTCTGTGGCTGCCCTCTGTGTTCCCGCTAGCAAAGGATATGCAGATGTGGTCAGCCACCTTTTGGATCATGGAGCTGAAGTGGGTCACAGGGACCAGGATGGAATGACCCCTCTCTTGGTTGCTGCCTATGAAGGCCATGCTGATGTGGTTGACCTTTTGTTAGAAGGAGGGGCAGATGTGGATGATGCAGATGCTACAGGACGGACTCCTCTATTGGCAGCAGCCTCCATGGGCCACACATCAGTAGTGAACACTCTGCTTTTCTGGGGAGCAGCAGTGGACACCATTGACAGTGAGGGCAGGACAGTTCTGAGTATTGCTGCAGCACAAGGCAACGAGAGCGTGGTGCAGACACTACTAGACCGTGGCTTAGACGAGAACCACCGGGATGACATGGGCTGGACCCCTCTCCATATGGCAGCCTTTGAGGGCCACATCAACGTCTGCCGGGCCCTGGTTAAGCAAGGTGCAAGGGTAACAGAGATGGACAATGATGGTCGAATCCCGTTGATCCTGGCTGCACAGGAGGGGCACTGTGACTGTGTGAAACTTCTCCTGGAGAGTAAGTCGCCCATTGATGCCAGGGGTTATGATGGGAGGAGTGCTCTGTGTGTGGCTGCCTTAGAAGGTCATAAAACTCTGGTGGAACTCCTACTTAGGAAAGGAGCAGATGTTAACCTGAGAGACGCAGATGGGCGGCCTATGACGTACCTACTTGTGCTGGAGAATCTGTTGGAGATGGTAGAGCTGCTGCTAGAGAATGGGGCAAATCTGGAAACCCGGGACCCCGATGGGCGGACAGCGCTCCATGTGTCCTGCTGGCAAGGCTATATGCAGATGGTAAGAGTGTTGGTGCGCTATGGTGCAGATGTCggtgcactagatcatgagcgcCGCTCTGCCTTGCACTCAGCAGCGTGGCAGGGCCACACTGTGGTAGTGCAGTTCCTCATTGAGTGCGGAGCCGATGTGGACCACCAATGCAACCAGGGAGCCACAAGCTTATGTATTGCTGCCCAGGAGGGTCACACAGAAGTAGTAGGAATGCTTTTGGAGAAGGGAGCTGACCCTATCCACGCAGATCAGTACGGGCGCACACCAATGAGGGTGGCAGCTAAGCATGGCCACATGAGAATCATGAAGCTACTGGAGAGGTATGGAGCACCAGCCTACAACGGGCCTCTACCTCAGTGCAAGGAACCTAATCAACAAACATCTACTGTGAAGACCCAGTCCTCAGTGGGGACCTCCAACAGTTCTGGCAGCCCGTCTACCATGGGTGGGGAGGTGTCATCAATCCCTGACAAGAAGCCTGTACCCAGCAGTTCACCATCAATGTCCCCAGAATCCACTGTGGAGAGGTGCAAGTCTCTAGTATCTGAGACTTCCGTGAAGAGCTCCCAAAGTTCATCCATTCTGACCTCTTCTACGTACCACTCCCTGGCCACTGCTCAGACTGTTCCTGTGGACAGCCTGAACTTCACACAGCAGATACAGCAGCACTCCCTTCCACGCAGCCGACACTCTGTTGTCTCGCCAACCTCCACCCTGAGGAGCTGCAAAGCTAAAAACAGCCCCTACAGCACAATATCTGAATCCCTCAGCCCTAAAGCACTCCAGAATCCACCAGTGTCCAGCTCAGGGCTGAGCCAAAGCACCAGTGACAGCCCAAGGATGAGGAAAGGGCCACCCACGCCTGTGAAGATGGGTTTAGCCAGCATGCCAGAGAAGTTCCCCAAAACAGATAACCCAGGAAGAGCATCTGCAGAAAAATGGTCTTCTGTCATGAGCTCATTAGGGGTGACACAGGTCTGCCAGTACCGGGACATTCTCACCAACTACCCCAGCTGTGGCTCGCCAGATCGTGAGATGAAGCGAAATGGGATTCTGACCAATCCAAAATACAGCTCAGGAGGAAGCCCCTCCTACTCTCCACAAAAGCTTGGCAGCTCTGGTATCTTGGAGAGTCCTGGCCCAGAGCCTGTAATCTCCATCACCACGTTGGACCCACAGCTGAACTTAAAGCAGGCCATCAAGCTGCAGTTTGAGGGGCCCACCTCTGGTTTCAACTACAAGAAGGAGACTCCTTTGTGA